A single region of the Sulfitobacter geojensis genome encodes:
- the ubiE gene encoding bifunctional demethylmenaquinone methyltransferase/2-methoxy-6-polyprenyl-1,4-benzoquinol methylase UbiE, producing the protein MNDKTTHFGSQTVPEDDKAGMVRSLFSDVANKYDIMNDVMSVGIHRIWKEAMMDWLAPRAGQKLLDVAGGTGDVSFKFLKRAGSGHATVCDLTEGMLVEGRKRAEADAMADSLDWVVGDAMALPFEDNTFDVYTISFGIRNVTRPQEALNEAYRVLRPGGRLMVLEFSQLPNPMMQKAYDAYSFNVIPRMGQLIANDRDSYQYLVESIRNFPDQETFLGMVREAGFDQAKYRNLTMGIAALHSGWKL; encoded by the coding sequence ATGAACGACAAGACAACCCATTTCGGTTCTCAAACTGTACCCGAGGACGACAAGGCGGGCATGGTGCGCAGCCTGTTTTCCGACGTGGCCAATAAATACGACATTATGAATGACGTGATGAGCGTCGGCATCCACCGCATCTGGAAAGAGGCGATGATGGATTGGCTGGCCCCGCGTGCCGGACAAAAGCTGTTGGATGTGGCCGGCGGCACGGGGGATGTGTCGTTTAAGTTCCTGAAACGTGCAGGGTCCGGCCATGCGACCGTGTGTGACCTGACCGAAGGGATGCTTGTCGAGGGGCGCAAACGCGCCGAAGCGGATGCGATGGCCGACAGTCTTGACTGGGTTGTGGGTGACGCGATGGCGCTGCCGTTCGAGGATAACACGTTTGACGTTTATACGATCAGCTTTGGCATCCGCAATGTCACCCGCCCGCAGGAGGCATTGAACGAAGCCTACCGCGTCTTGCGTCCGGGGGGCCGCCTGATGGTACTTGAGTTCAGCCAACTGCCGAATCCGATGATGCAAAAAGCCTATGACGCCTATAGTTTCAATGTGATCCCGCGGATGGGACAGTTGATCGCGAATGACCGCGATAGCTATCAGTACCTTGTTGAATCCATTCGGAACTTCCCCGACCAAGAAACCTTTCTTGGCATGGTGCGCGAGGCCGGTTTTGATCAGGCGAAATACCGTAACCTTACCATGGGCATCGCCGCCCTGCATTCGGGTTGGAAACTTTGA
- the ubiB gene encoding 2-polyprenylphenol 6-hydroxylase: MRGPHNIWRLIRTGATLERAGAMNVVLDAFEATPALRFVARALGLPFKFLGYRGDPTMPPATRALTALGPAYIKFGQVLSTRPDVVGDELAVQLRVLQDKLPPFSTEQARAAVEQELGLPLDQIFSEFSAPVAAASIAQVHRATLVDTGADVAVKVLRPGIEKAFRKDIDAFYLAARLVELFSPGSRRLRPMEVIEHFDGVVRGELDLRLESAAASEFAANTVKDEGFQLPAIMWNHSSRRVMTLEWADGVSMGDNAAIDAAGHDRVALSNRVLQLFLSHALRDGYFHADMHQGNLKVAPNGDIIAYDFGIMGHIDEYTRRVYAEILFGFIRRDYKRVARVHFEAGYVPADKDVDEFARALRAVGEPIFGMSATHISMARLLAYLFEVTERFGMETRTELILLQRTMVVVEGVARSLNPNMNIWEVASPIVTDYISKSIGPRAVVTDLANTAMVLARFGPRLPGLVEDALMRQTNPPQVDRRPRKRWFVLAGFVGAVTGVGALLVIDALL; the protein is encoded by the coding sequence TTGAGGGGCCCGCATAATATCTGGCGGCTGATCCGCACCGGCGCGACACTGGAACGTGCCGGCGCGATGAACGTCGTGCTGGACGCCTTCGAGGCGACGCCGGCCTTGCGCTTCGTCGCGCGTGCGCTGGGCCTGCCGTTCAAGTTTCTGGGGTATCGGGGTGATCCGACCATGCCGCCCGCCACCCGTGCGTTAACCGCGCTTGGTCCGGCCTACATCAAATTCGGGCAGGTTCTGTCGACCCGCCCAGATGTTGTGGGGGACGAGCTCGCCGTGCAGTTGCGTGTTTTGCAAGACAAGCTGCCCCCGTTTTCGACAGAACAGGCCAGAGCCGCGGTTGAACAAGAACTGGGTTTGCCGCTGGACCAGATATTTTCCGAATTCAGCGCGCCGGTTGCTGCGGCATCCATTGCGCAAGTCCACCGCGCCACTTTGGTCGACACAGGCGCGGACGTCGCTGTCAAAGTGTTGCGCCCCGGTATCGAAAAGGCATTTCGTAAGGACATCGACGCCTTTTATCTGGCGGCCCGTCTGGTTGAACTGTTTTCCCCCGGTTCGCGCCGGTTGCGCCCGATGGAAGTGATCGAACATTTCGACGGTGTGGTGCGCGGCGAGTTGGATTTGCGGCTGGAAAGTGCTGCCGCGTCCGAATTCGCGGCCAACACGGTCAAAGACGAAGGTTTCCAGCTGCCGGCGATTATGTGGAATCACTCCTCGCGCCGTGTGATGACACTGGAGTGGGCAGACGGCGTGTCGATGGGCGACAACGCCGCGATCGATGCGGCGGGACATGACCGCGTTGCACTCAGCAATCGGGTGCTGCAACTGTTCCTCAGTCACGCGCTGCGCGACGGGTATTTTCATGCGGACATGCATCAAGGCAACCTGAAGGTCGCGCCAAACGGTGATATTATCGCCTATGATTTCGGCATCATGGGACACATCGACGAATACACCCGCCGCGTTTATGCCGAGATCCTGTTCGGCTTTATCCGGCGGGATTACAAACGTGTCGCACGGGTGCATTTCGAAGCGGGATATGTGCCCGCCGACAAAGATGTGGATGAATTTGCCCGCGCCCTGCGTGCGGTGGGCGAACCGATTTTCGGGATGAGCGCCACACATATCTCCATGGCGCGGCTGCTGGCCTATCTGTTTGAAGTGACCGAACGGTTCGGAATGGAAACACGCACCGAGCTGATTCTTTTGCAACGCACCATGGTGGTTGTTGAAGGGGTCGCACGGTCGCTGAATCCGAATATGAACATCTGGGAAGTCGCCAGCCCGATTGTGACCGACTATATCAGCAAATCCATCGGGCCGCGTGCCGTTGTCACCGATCTGGCGAACACGGCAATGGTGCTGGCCCGCTTTGGCCCGCGTTTACCTGGTCTGGTCGAGGATGCCCTAATGCGCCAGACCAACCCGCCACAGGTGGACCGTCGCCCGCGCAAACGCTGGTTTGTCCTTGCGGGCTTTGTCGGCGCGGTAACCGGTGTCGGGGCGTTGTTGGTGATCGACGCCCTTTTATAG
- a CDS encoding acetyl-CoA C-acyltransferase family protein, translated as MSTEIVILGGARTAIGTFGGALAGTAPVDLGTVVAKAALERAGVEAGQIGHVAYGNVINTEPRDMYLSRVAAMQAGIPDSVPAMNVNRLCGSGVQAIVSATQSLMLGDAEFALAGGSENMSRSPYILSGARWGQKMGDVATVDMMLGTLNCPFGTGHMGVTAENVAAEHDISRADQDAFALESQRRAAAAIEAGYFKDQITPVEVRVKRDMVPFEVDEHPKATTIDALTGLRTVFQKDGTVTAGNASGINDGAAAVVLATADAAARAGLTPRARVIGYAHAGVRPEVMGIGPVPAVQNLLDRTGLKVTDFDVIESNEAFASQALAVSKNLGFDPAKVNPNGGAIALGHPVGATGAIITVKALYELERTGGKRALITMCIGGGQGIALAIERI; from the coding sequence ATGAGCACTGAAATCGTTATTCTGGGCGGCGCGCGCACTGCGATCGGCACTTTTGGCGGGGCGCTGGCCGGGACTGCACCGGTTGATCTGGGTACTGTGGTGGCCAAGGCCGCGCTTGAACGCGCTGGGGTCGAGGCCGGCCAGATCGGGCATGTGGCCTATGGTAACGTGATCAACACCGAACCGCGCGATATGTATCTGTCTCGCGTCGCCGCGATGCAGGCAGGTATCCCCGACAGCGTGCCCGCGATGAATGTGAACCGGCTTTGCGGTTCGGGCGTGCAGGCGATTGTTTCAGCCACCCAGTCCCTGATGCTGGGCGATGCGGAATTCGCGCTTGCGGGCGGGTCAGAGAATATGTCGCGCTCCCCCTATATTCTTTCGGGTGCCCGTTGGGGCCAGAAAATGGGCGATGTGGCAACCGTGGACATGATGTTGGGTACGCTGAACTGTCCGTTCGGGACGGGTCATATGGGCGTCACTGCGGAAAATGTCGCGGCAGAACATGACATCAGCCGCGCGGATCAGGACGCATTTGCGTTGGAAAGCCAACGCCGCGCCGCCGCCGCGATTGAAGCGGGTTATTTCAAGGATCAAATCACGCCGGTCGAGGTGCGTGTGAAACGTGACATGGTCCCGTTCGAGGTGGACGAACACCCCAAAGCGACGACAATCGACGCGCTGACCGGTTTGCGCACCGTATTTCAAAAAGACGGTACCGTTACGGCAGGCAATGCCAGTGGCATCAACGACGGGGCAGCCGCGGTTGTGCTGGCCACAGCAGATGCGGCTGCGCGCGCCGGTCTGACACCACGTGCGCGGGTCATCGGTTATGCCCACGCGGGCGTGCGTCCCGAAGTGATGGGCATTGGTCCTGTGCCAGCGGTGCAAAATCTGTTGGACCGTACAGGGCTGAAAGTGACGGATTTCGACGTAATCGAAAGCAACGAAGCCTTTGCATCGCAAGCCTTGGCGGTCAGCAAGAACCTTGGGTTCGACCCGGCAAAGGTGAACCCGAATGGCGGTGCCATCGCATTGGGTCATCCGGTGGGCGCAACCGGTGCGATCATCACCGTCAAAGCTCTGTACGAACTGGAACGTACGGGCGGCAAACGTGCGCTGATCACCATGTGCATCGGTGGCGGTCAGGGCATCGCATTGGCGATCGAACGGATTTAA